A single genomic interval of Malania oleifera isolate guangnan ecotype guangnan chromosome 11, ASM2987363v1, whole genome shotgun sequence harbors:
- the LOC131167850 gene encoding strigolactone esterase D14-like — protein sequence MEMSTAAASGEVCYGGGESNINLVEALNPKVYGNGSMDLVLAHGFGADQGVWHLLLPYLTVWFRVVVFDLAFSGNVNPKLYDPTKYSSLDSYARDLLSLLDHLGVKKTVYVGHSMSAMIGCLAAAQRPQLFEHLILLCGSPRYLNEEGYNGGLERYQVDAILNQIDQNFTSWVPTFAPKVVGVNDESAIREFELSLRRMKPETILSVAKTVFLSDLRDVLPKVRVPNCTIIQSKMDFVVPDNVAFYMKERLGDGNATVEMLETKGHLPQLTTHLSLLEVLKKVLHLY from the exons atgGAGATGAGTACTGCAGCTGCAAGTGGAGAAGTGTGCTATGGAGGAGGAGAAAGCAACATTAATTTGGTCGAGGCTCTGAATCCAAAAGTGTATGGGAATGGGAGTATGGATTTGGTTTTGGCGCATGGGTTTGGAGCGGACCAAGGGGTGTGGCACTTGCTGCTGCCTTACCTCACTGTGTGGTTCAGGGTTGTGGTTTTTGACTTGGCCTTCTCTGGGAATGTCAATCCCAAACTCTATGATCCAACCAAGTACTCTTCTCTGGATTCCTACGCCCGGGACTTGCTCAGCCTTCTTGATCACTTGGGCGTCAAGAAGACTGTGTATGTGGGTCATTCCATGTCCGCCATGATTGGCTGCTTGGCTGCAGCTCAAAGACCCCAACTGTTTGAGCACCTTATCTTGTTGTGTGGCTCCCCAAG GTACCTCAATGAGGAGGGATACAATGGGGGCTTGGAGAGATACCAAGTAGATGCTATCCTTAACCAAATTGACCAAAACTTCACATCTTGGGTTCCAACTTTTGCTCCGAAAGTAGTTGGAGTGAATGACGAAAGTGCCATAAGGGAGTTTGAACTTAGCCTGAGAAGAATGAAACCAGAGACCATCCTTAGTGTAGCCAAGACCGTGTTTCTGAGTGACTTAAGGGATGTTTTGCCAAAGGTCCGAGTGCCAAATTGCACCATCATCCAATCCAAAATGGACTTTGTAGTCCCAGACAATGTTGCATTTTACATGAAGGAGAGGCTAGGGGATGGTAATGCTACTGTGGAGATGCTGGAAACAAAAGGCCATTTGCCTCAGCTCACAACTCACCTTTCACTTTTGGAAGTGTTGAAGAAAGTACTCCACCTTTATTGA